A stretch of Zerene cesonia ecotype Mississippi chromosome 23, Zerene_cesonia_1.1, whole genome shotgun sequence DNA encodes these proteins:
- the LOC119836267 gene encoding uncharacterized protein LOC119836267, producing MGQEQSLAEHATVAPLRHYRDKYHDRQRASSIDLRSCDYERKDYTHKSRRSTDSFRSDNSSTESSGYRSGSSAYERRSDRSSKSDYYCVQLYKNDNYREVNKELYKPVKIPKDKRYKLQLFTDTEKIKSARIKSYLSDTEKATLKADPAPKKAGIRNYTPKIISAEEQRKKIDNWA from the coding sequence ATGGGTCAAGAGCAGTCGCTTGCTGAGCACGCCACTGTCGCACCACTGAGGCACTACCGCGACAAGTACCACGACAGACAGAGAGCATCATCCATAGATTTGCGATCTTGCGATTACGAAAGGAAAGATTACACACACAAATCACGAAGGAGCACCGATAGTTTTAGAAGTGACAATTCCTCTACAGAAAGTAGCGGATACCGAAGCGGTTCTAGCGCTTACGAGAGACGCTCAGATCGATCATCTAAGAGTGATTACTATTGTGTTCAATTGTACAAAAACGATAATTACAGAGAAGTCAACAAAGAACTTTACAAACCGGTAAAGATACCGAAAGACAAACGATACAAACTTCAGTTATTCACCGACACTGAAAAAATTAAGAGTGCCCGTATTAAGAGTTATTTGAGTGATACTGAAAAGGCTACATTGAAAGCTGATCCGGCTCCGAAGAAGGCTGGCATAAGGAATTATACGCCTAAGATTATATCTGCAGAAGAGCAGAGGAAAAAGATAGATAATTGGGCATAA